One genomic segment of Brevibacillus laterosporus LMG 15441 includes these proteins:
- a CDS encoding NAD(P)/FAD-dependent oxidoreductase — MSTPKILILGAGYGGVTTACELQKKLNHNEAEVTLVSKHDYHYLTTWLHEPAAGTMPASRAQIFLNEIIDKNKVNVIKGTVSNISGEQQKVTLEDGTELEYDYLVIGLGSDPETFGIEGLKENALTIRSINAVQKIKEHIEYMFASYNSEPERTDYLTFVVGGAGFTGIEFSGELVNRIPELCREYNIDPSLVKVYSIEAAPTALPGFDKDLVDYAMNLLSSKGVEFKINTPIKQCTPDGVILATGEEIKSKTVIWTGGVRGNAVVEQSGFEVMRGRVKVDEFMRAPGYENVFVVGDCALIFNAEGRPYPPTAQISIQEGENVARNLKALVRGEKLTMAPFVPNLQGTLASLGKGEGMGIIFNKKKLFGLSAALMKKGSDVRYLYKIGGIGMVMKKIRL; from the coding sequence ATGAGCACACCAAAGATTCTAATCCTGGGCGCAGGTTATGGCGGGGTTACCACCGCTTGTGAATTGCAAAAAAAATTAAATCATAATGAAGCAGAAGTGACTCTAGTCAGCAAGCATGATTATCACTATTTAACTACATGGCTTCATGAGCCGGCAGCAGGTACAATGCCAGCTAGTCGAGCTCAAATTTTCTTAAATGAAATCATTGATAAAAATAAAGTAAATGTAATTAAAGGTACCGTTTCTAACATTTCTGGCGAACAACAAAAAGTAACGCTTGAAGACGGAACAGAGCTAGAATACGACTATTTGGTTATTGGTCTTGGTAGCGATCCAGAAACATTTGGTATCGAAGGTCTTAAAGAAAATGCACTTACAATCCGCAGCATCAATGCAGTTCAAAAGATTAAAGAACACATTGAATATATGTTTGCTTCTTATAATAGTGAACCGGAACGTACAGATTATTTGACATTTGTAGTTGGCGGAGCAGGGTTCACTGGAATTGAGTTCTCAGGTGAATTGGTAAACCGCATCCCTGAGCTTTGCCGTGAATATAACATTGATCCATCATTGGTGAAAGTATATAGCATTGAAGCAGCTCCAACCGCATTGCCTGGATTTGATAAGGATCTAGTTGACTATGCAATGAATCTATTGAGTAGCAAAGGTGTAGAATTCAAGATCAATACACCTATCAAACAATGCACGCCAGACGGTGTAATCTTGGCTACAGGAGAAGAAATTAAATCGAAAACTGTTATTTGGACAGGTGGAGTTCGCGGAAATGCTGTAGTTGAACAATCTGGTTTTGAAGTAATGCGCGGACGTGTTAAAGTAGATGAATTCATGCGTGCTCCTGGTTATGAGAATGTATTTGTCGTGGGTGACTGCGCATTGATATTTAATGCTGAAGGTCGTCCATATCCTCCAACAGCTCAAATTTCAATTCAAGAGGGCGAGAACGTAGCTCGCAACCTAAAAGCTTTGGTTCGTGGCGAAAAACTAACAATGGCACCTTTTGTACCGAATTTACAAGGTACTCTTGCTTCACTTGGTAAAGGTGAGGGAATGGGTATCATCTTTAATAAGAAAAAATTATTTGGTTTATCTGCCGCATTGATGAAAAAAGGTAGTGATGTTCGTTACCTTTACAAAATCGGCGGTATTGGAATGGTCATGAAAAAAATTCGTCTCTAG
- a CDS encoding aspartyl-phosphate phosphatase Spo0E family protein yields MREQLLEKMELLRQQMVEIGTQYGLHHPEVLRCSREIDLLHNQLLQMEKEVTFCNDKPFHLHIFENRTHFA; encoded by the coding sequence ATGCGGGAACAATTACTCGAGAAAATGGAACTCCTTCGCCAACAGATGGTAGAAATTGGGACCCAATATGGGTTACATCACCCAGAGGTATTACGTTGTAGCCGGGAAATTGATTTGTTACACAATCAGCTTTTACAAATGGAAAAAGAAGTAACCTTCTGCAATGATAAGCCTTTCCACCTTCATATATTTGAGAATCGAACCCATTTCGCTTGA
- a CDS encoding DUF350 domain-containing protein: MLGDLNILRMIVWTASGALLLCLLMWIDTLFTKYKDMEEIKRGNVAVSTRFIMKLLAQGYILSQSLSLSNDLIQGLLVSVVSFVLLFVLEKIIQFSVYQIAGLDLNKGTQEGKVAHALFSGSLHVTGAFIITACLL; encoded by the coding sequence ATGCTTGGAGATTTGAATATTTTACGAATGATCGTCTGGACTGCCTCAGGCGCTCTCTTGCTATGCCTCTTGATGTGGATCGACACTCTATTCACCAAGTATAAGGACATGGAAGAGATTAAGCGAGGAAATGTAGCCGTCTCCACTCGCTTTATTATGAAACTGCTTGCTCAGGGCTATATATTATCGCAATCATTATCTTTATCTAACGATTTAATTCAGGGACTACTCGTTTCAGTCGTATCTTTCGTGTTATTATTTGTTCTCGAAAAAATCATTCAATTTAGCGTATACCAGATAGCAGGTCTTGACTTGAATAAAGGAACACAGGAAGGAAAAGTAGCCCATGCGCTCTTTTCTGGCTCTCTTCATGTTACCGGCGCCTTTATTATTACCGCTTGCCTGCTGTAG
- a CDS encoding NAD(P)/FAD-dependent oxidoreductase, translating to MEVYGTLSSLKRDEQVYDLTIIGGGPAGLFTAFYGGMRQASVKIIESMPQLGGQLSALYPEKYIYDVAGFPKVRAQELVDGLKQQISHFTPTICLEEKVEDVAKQADGSLQITTDKGMHYSKAVIITAGVGAFEPRRLEHPDSMSFEKTNLHYFVTDLNTFKDKRVVLFGGGDSAVDWAMMLEPIAKEVHIVHRRDKFRAHEHSVEKMMASRVNVLTPYELSSIKSDQGRITSLTIEHNISKELTEIEVDDVIVNFGFISSLGPIKNWGIQLEKNSIVVNSKMETSVPGIYAAGDIATYPGKVKLIAVGFGEAPTAVNNAIAYINPNAKLQPGHSSSMNL from the coding sequence ATGGAGGTGTATGGGACTTTGAGTTCATTAAAAAGAGATGAGCAGGTATACGATCTAACAATTATTGGTGGAGGTCCCGCTGGTTTGTTTACGGCTTTTTACGGCGGTATGCGTCAAGCGAGCGTGAAAATCATCGAAAGCATGCCACAATTAGGCGGACAATTAAGTGCGTTATACCCCGAAAAGTATATTTATGATGTAGCAGGATTTCCAAAAGTGCGGGCGCAAGAATTGGTAGATGGCCTAAAGCAACAAATCTCTCATTTTACCCCTACCATTTGCTTAGAGGAAAAGGTTGAAGATGTAGCAAAGCAAGCAGATGGAAGCTTACAAATTACTACAGACAAAGGGATGCATTACTCAAAAGCTGTTATTATTACGGCTGGAGTCGGTGCGTTTGAACCTCGTCGTCTGGAGCATCCCGACTCCATGAGCTTTGAAAAAACAAATCTGCATTATTTTGTTACTGATTTAAACACCTTTAAAGATAAACGTGTTGTTCTATTTGGTGGTGGAGATTCCGCTGTTGACTGGGCAATGATGCTGGAGCCGATTGCGAAAGAAGTACATATCGTTCATCGTCGCGATAAATTCCGCGCACATGAGCATAGTGTAGAGAAAATGATGGCTTCTCGGGTGAATGTACTCACTCCTTATGAACTATCCTCCATTAAATCAGACCAAGGCAGAATCACGAGCCTTACGATTGAGCATAACATCAGCAAAGAGTTAACTGAAATCGAAGTAGATGATGTCATTGTGAACTTCGGCTTCATTTCATCCCTAGGACCTATTAAAAATTGGGGAATTCAGCTAGAGAAAAATTCCATTGTTGTTAACTCAAAAATGGAGACTAGTGTTCCAGGCATTTATGCGGCAGGCGATATTGCTACCTATCCAGGCAAAGTTAAGCTGATTGCAGTTGGGTTTGGTGAGGCTCCTACGGCTGTTAACAATGCGATTGCCTATATCAATCCAAATGCCAAGCTACAACCAGGCCACTCCTCCAGCATGAATTTATAA
- a CDS encoding YuzB family protein, whose product MKALVEFCSSNVISYTKTVMDALENDPDLDVDVVEYGCLGHCGECYMQPFALVNGDFITAETTDSLLTLIKEKIQEFVQEWQ is encoded by the coding sequence ATGAAAGCTTTAGTGGAATTTTGTTCAAGCAATGTCATTTCTTATACCAAAACAGTCATGGATGCACTAGAAAATGATCCTGACTTGGATGTGGATGTAGTGGAATATGGCTGTTTAGGACACTGTGGCGAATGCTACATGCAACCATTTGCGCTAGTTAATGGAGATTTCATCACAGCGGAAACGACGGATTCGCTTTTGACATTAATTAAAGAAAAAATACAGGAATTTGTTCAGGAATGGCAATAA
- a CDS encoding metallophosphoesterase family protein yields the protein MERIAVISDIHGNIPALEAVLNDIEKRGIKEIYCLGDLAGKGPEPEKAVDMIREKCSVTVRGNWDDFIGNPTEDEAFVWQQQRLGEERIRYLNTLPFSYDFWMSGRLIRLFHASADSVFHRVRFTAPLEERLAMFDNTEATGKGEHTPDVVIYGDVHHAFIQGLKAKSLCNTGSVGNPLDMTQPSYMVLEGELHKRQPSSFSMSIVRVPYDVEFAIQVAIDEGLPADELAAYKKELRTARYRGLPDE from the coding sequence GTGGAAAGGATAGCCGTAATCTCTGATATTCATGGAAACATACCAGCATTGGAAGCTGTGCTAAACGACATAGAGAAGCGCGGAATTAAAGAGATTTATTGCTTAGGAGATTTGGCTGGAAAAGGACCTGAACCAGAAAAAGCGGTCGACATGATAAGAGAAAAGTGTTCCGTTACAGTGCGTGGTAACTGGGATGACTTCATCGGAAATCCTACAGAGGATGAGGCGTTTGTCTGGCAACAACAACGCTTAGGAGAAGAGCGGATTCGTTATCTGAATACCCTGCCTTTTTCATATGATTTTTGGATGAGTGGCAGATTGATTCGATTGTTTCACGCTTCTGCAGATAGTGTCTTCCATCGTGTTCGCTTCACTGCCCCGTTGGAGGAGCGTCTGGCTATGTTCGATAACACGGAAGCAACGGGAAAAGGAGAACATACACCTGATGTAGTCATCTATGGAGATGTGCATCATGCATTTATTCAAGGATTAAAAGCAAAATCGTTATGTAATACGGGAAGTGTTGGAAATCCATTGGATATGACACAGCCTTCTTATATGGTATTGGAGGGCGAACTACATAAGCGACAACCAAGTAGTTTCTCAATGTCAATTGTACGTGTTCCGTATGATGTAGAATTCGCTATTCAAGTAGCGATTGATGAGGGGCTTCCAGCAGATGAACTAGCGGCTTACAAAAAAGAATTGCGCACGGCACGTTACAGAGGATTACCAGATGAATAA
- a CDS encoding 3D domain-containing protein has translation MKWVRFVSSLTISMAFLLNFTSYGYSSTIIDAGGTTSSLGLHEKKEGYKMIKKRYVLSSSMTETNMDTQKNDQPQNRKLGNRINKSDETAILNQYPKVRVVATGYYAGVESTGKSPGHPSYGITYSGIKVHRGTYSTIAADLQVFPLGTVLYVPGYGYGVVADKGGAIRGKKLDLYFDTKNDVYSQWGKREVEVFVIHRGKGFVNEEMMKALNKDGVEAFARITN, from the coding sequence ATGAAATGGGTACGTTTTGTGAGTTCACTCACGATTAGTATGGCATTCCTGCTTAATTTTACGTCATACGGTTATTCTTCTACCATCATTGATGCAGGAGGCACCACCAGTTCACTTGGTTTGCACGAGAAAAAAGAAGGCTATAAAATGATTAAAAAAAGATATGTGCTTTCTAGCTCCATGACAGAAACAAATATGGACACCCAAAAAAACGATCAACCGCAGAACAGAAAATTAGGAAACAGAATAAATAAATCAGATGAAACAGCTATTTTAAACCAATATCCTAAGGTACGGGTGGTGGCTACTGGTTATTATGCAGGTGTAGAATCAACTGGAAAAAGCCCGGGACATCCCTCGTATGGCATCACGTATTCAGGTATAAAGGTACATCGCGGGACATACTCCACGATTGCTGCTGATCTGCAAGTTTTCCCGCTTGGGACGGTATTGTACGTTCCCGGCTATGGGTATGGCGTAGTTGCAGATAAGGGTGGAGCGATCCGTGGTAAGAAGCTCGATTTGTATTTCGATACAAAAAATGACGTATACAGCCAGTGGGGTAAGCGTGAAGTAGAGGTCTTTGTTATCCATCGTGGAAAAGGTTTTGTAAACGAGGAAATGATGAAGGCCTTGAATAAAGATGGTGTAGAAGCATTTGCAAGAATTACGAATTAA
- a CDS encoding NUDIX domain-containing protein has product MRESKVWLAAGGIVVKGNEVLVVKKTYGGLKGKWSFPAGFVEPNETVDEAAVREVLEETGIVARVRQVAALRTGVIRKEISDNMIVFLMDYVEGDPQPQEGEIEIATFMPINDLLTDPLATEYIQIILPHIPTMSSYLVGESYVPDPIFGYSSYKIFT; this is encoded by the coding sequence ATGCGAGAATCTAAGGTATGGCTTGCTGCTGGCGGCATCGTAGTTAAAGGCAATGAAGTTTTGGTTGTAAAGAAAACATATGGTGGATTAAAGGGGAAGTGGTCTTTTCCTGCTGGTTTTGTAGAACCGAATGAAACAGTTGACGAAGCCGCGGTGCGAGAAGTGTTGGAGGAGACAGGTATAGTTGCACGTGTACGTCAGGTTGCAGCCCTGCGCACAGGCGTAATTCGTAAGGAGATTAGCGATAACATGATTGTATTTCTGATGGATTATGTTGAAGGTGATCCACAGCCTCAGGAAGGTGAGATTGAAATCGCTACCTTTATGCCCATTAATGACTTGCTTACAGATCCGCTTGCGACAGAGTATATTCAGATTATCTTGCCTCATATTCCTACGATGTCATCCTATCTCGTGGGAGAATCATATGTACCTGATCCTATATTTGGTTACTCAAGTTATAAAATTTTTACCTAA
- the mqnE gene encoding aminofutalosine synthase MqnE, which translates to MSLLTIASQDKTLASIAEKVLHRERLTIEDGLALYESDDVFSIAQLANLVNERINGNRVYFVQNMYINPTNVCEAKCRFCGFRRDQDQEGAYTMSSEELLHYVGTRFNDGIREFHIVGGHNNHVPFDYYVDTLRTLKKAYPDVALKAYTGAEIEFFSRIAGISMEEVLKELMNAGLESLTGGGAEILTERYRLKMSPEKASTDDWLLAHRTAHGLGMLTPCTMLYGSIETKEERLIHMSRIRELQDETNGFQVFIPLAVQPMKATAGIRRRTSAMDDIKTIAISRLMVDNVDHIKAYFINIGTQLTQLALRAGASDAHGTLVEERISHAAGALSDQGITKEDLIWLIKGAGKIAVERDTHYNVIKEY; encoded by the coding sequence ATGTCCTTGCTTACAATAGCTTCGCAAGATAAAACGCTGGCATCGATTGCTGAAAAAGTCTTACATCGCGAGCGTCTTACCATAGAAGATGGGCTAGCCCTTTATGAATCAGACGATGTGTTTAGTATTGCTCAACTAGCTAATTTAGTGAACGAGCGTATAAATGGAAATAGAGTTTACTTTGTTCAAAATATGTATATTAATCCGACCAATGTATGTGAAGCTAAATGCCGCTTTTGTGGTTTCCGCCGCGATCAGGATCAAGAGGGCGCTTACACGATGAGTTCAGAAGAATTGCTTCACTATGTAGGAACGCGTTTTAACGATGGCATTCGTGAGTTCCACATCGTTGGCGGTCATAACAATCATGTTCCTTTTGACTACTATGTCGACACCCTTCGCACCTTAAAGAAGGCTTATCCAGATGTAGCACTCAAAGCTTACACCGGAGCAGAAATCGAATTTTTTAGCCGTATAGCTGGCATCAGCATGGAAGAAGTGCTAAAAGAATTGATGAATGCAGGTCTTGAGAGTTTGACAGGTGGCGGTGCCGAAATTTTAACGGAACGATACCGTCTTAAAATGAGTCCCGAAAAAGCAAGCACAGACGATTGGTTGCTTGCACACCGTACAGCTCACGGACTGGGTATGCTGACCCCATGTACAATGCTATACGGCTCCATCGAAACGAAAGAAGAGCGTTTAATTCATATGTCGCGTATCCGTGAATTACAGGACGAGACAAATGGATTCCAGGTCTTCATTCCTTTAGCTGTCCAACCAATGAAAGCTACAGCAGGTATTAGACGCCGTACTTCTGCGATGGACGACATCAAGACAATTGCGATTAGCCGCCTCATGGTCGATAATGTAGATCATATTAAAGCCTACTTTATTAATATCGGTACACAATTAACCCAGCTAGCTTTACGTGCTGGTGCATCAGACGCCCACGGTACCCTAGTAGAAGAACGTATCAGTCATGCTGCTGGTGCTTTATCTGACCAAGGGATCACCAAGGAAGACCTGATCTGGTTAATTAAAGGTGCAGGTAAAATTGCTGTAGAACGCGACACGCACTATAACGTGATTAAAGAGTACTAA
- a CDS encoding DUF4247 domain-containing protein — MWQALSKFLKTTLVLSLVAGLLTGCADQSVGSSYPLEKITKNGAESSRIYRATDKTVPEVAKELAEKRQPKEISKEDLDHMFLIYSDEWYHLQKDEANPSDTIIEVDSKEFVQKNYNMSFLEGYFFASVLGDLFDSMKSKGQGNYRGYSSRDIYKSGSDYQTPTKEDKKTFAPITTEGKGSILRRSSDNSGKSSSSDGSIFKKSDADTTKSKGKIIRDSQSDSGGSSWFGSSSSSKKDSSMFDRPRTNSPPKVKKGFGSIKRRR; from the coding sequence ATGTGGCAAGCATTGTCAAAATTCTTAAAGACAACCCTCGTCCTCTCTCTGGTCGCCGGACTCTTAACTGGTTGCGCCGATCAGTCGGTTGGATCATCTTATCCACTAGAGAAGATTACGAAAAACGGGGCCGAATCATCGCGCATTTATCGCGCGACAGACAAAACGGTTCCTGAGGTTGCCAAGGAGCTGGCTGAAAAGCGACAGCCCAAGGAAATTTCCAAGGAAGATTTAGACCACATGTTTCTTATCTATTCCGATGAATGGTATCATCTGCAAAAGGATGAAGCTAATCCGAGCGATACCATCATTGAAGTAGATAGTAAGGAATTCGTTCAAAAAAATTATAATATGTCTTTCCTAGAAGGTTACTTCTTTGCCTCTGTTTTAGGTGATCTGTTTGATTCGATGAAATCCAAGGGTCAAGGTAACTATCGTGGCTATTCTAGTCGAGATATCTATAAATCAGGGTCCGATTACCAAACCCCCACAAAAGAGGACAAAAAGACATTTGCACCTATTACTACAGAAGGCAAGGGCTCAATTCTGCGCCGTTCCTCTGATAATAGTGGAAAATCGTCTTCCTCTGACGGTAGTATTTTTAAGAAATCTGATGCTGACACAACGAAATCTAAGGGTAAAATCATCCGAGATTCTCAAAGCGACAGCGGAGGCAGTTCATGGTTTGGCAGCTCTTCGTCCTCCAAAAAGGACTCCTCCATGTTTGACCGCCCACGCACCAATTCTCCACCAAAGGTTAAAAAGGGATTTGGCAGCATTAAGCGGCGTCGATGA
- a CDS encoding PspA/IM30 family protein: MSFFKRLRDLTMSNLYALIEKAEDPIKMTDQYLRDMQQDLEDAEKAVAAQIALEKKFKLLYEEQEALVQKREEQAHIAAQAQNIDLARRALEEKKSATAKMEEYKASYAKNKEAADNLRLKLEEMRKQVVELKNKRETLVARVNAANAQKNINKSMAGFNSDTAMAGLKRMEDRALQLEAEAEASGEIYKKQTSLDDEIAQLHKDKVVEDELAALLKKYQG, from the coding sequence GTGTCATTCTTTAAACGTCTACGTGATTTAACCATGTCTAACTTGTATGCTCTAATTGAAAAAGCAGAAGATCCAATTAAAATGACTGACCAATATCTACGTGATATGCAGCAGGATTTAGAGGATGCTGAGAAAGCTGTAGCTGCTCAAATCGCTCTTGAAAAAAAATTCAAGCTGCTGTATGAGGAACAAGAAGCATTGGTTCAAAAGCGTGAGGAGCAAGCACACATTGCCGCTCAAGCTCAAAACATTGATCTTGCTCGTCGTGCATTAGAAGAGAAAAAATCAGCTACTGCAAAAATGGAAGAATACAAAGCGAGCTATGCAAAAAATAAAGAAGCCGCCGACAACCTGCGCTTGAAGCTAGAAGAAATGCGTAAGCAAGTGGTGGAATTGAAAAATAAACGTGAAACACTAGTGGCTCGCGTGAATGCAGCAAATGCGCAAAAAAATATCAACAAAAGCATGGCTGGATTTAACAGTGATACAGCGATGGCTGGCCTTAAGCGTATGGAAGATCGTGCCCTTCAACTAGAAGCTGAAGCAGAGGCAAGCGGTGAAATTTACAAAAAACAAACCTCGCTAGATGATGAAATTGCCCAATTGCATAAAGATAAAGTAGTAGAGGATGAACTAGCTGCGCTACTAAAAAAATATCAGGGGTAA
- a CDS encoding divergent PAP2 family protein — MTILDNFPLWSALLAIGLAQFIKIPLNYLATREWSWPLMFSTGGMPSSHSAAVTALSTAVALEEGLSSNAFAISAIIGVIVMFDATGVRRHAGMQAVVLNKLVEEFNHLLEGMKTFKVHPRTEKTKKLKELLGHQPIEVFMGGWLGIIVSLCLHPFW; from the coding sequence GGCGATTGGGTTGGCCCAATTCATCAAAATCCCCCTGAATTATCTGGCGACCCGCGAATGGAGTTGGCCACTGATGTTCAGCACGGGGGGCATGCCCAGTTCCCATTCCGCCGCCGTCACCGCACTTTCTACTGCTGTAGCCCTTGAAGAGGGTTTATCCAGCAATGCCTTTGCTATCTCAGCAATCATCGGCGTCATCGTGATGTTTGATGCAACTGGTGTTCGTCGCCATGCTGGTATGCAAGCTGTTGTGTTAAATAAGCTCGTAGAGGAATTTAACCATTTGCTTGAGGGTATGAAAACCTTCAAAGTACATCCGCGCACAGAAAAAACGAAAAAGCTAAAAGAGCTTCTGGGTCATCAGCCAATCGAAGTGTTTATGGGTGGCTGGTTAGGTATTATTGTCTCACTGTGCCTACATCCATTCTGGTAA
- a CDS encoding HesB/IscA family protein translates to MINFTPQASAKIRELLEAENNPNILLRVGVREGGCSGFSYGMGTDESTSESDQIFTYEGFKVAVDAESYKYIEGLVIDYKESMMGGGFTMENPNAVASCGCGASFRTRDYEGKAEKCE, encoded by the coding sequence ATGATCAACTTCACACCTCAAGCAAGTGCTAAAATTCGTGAATTGCTGGAAGCGGAGAATAATCCCAATATCCTTTTGCGCGTTGGCGTAAGAGAAGGTGGATGCAGCGGCTTCTCGTATGGCATGGGAACGGATGAATCAACGAGCGAGAGCGATCAGATTTTTACGTATGAGGGTTTTAAAGTAGCGGTTGATGCCGAGAGCTATAAATATATTGAAGGACTCGTAATTGATTATAAGGAATCCATGATGGGCGGCGGATTTACGATGGAGAATCCGAATGCCGTTGCTTCTTGTGGATGTGGTGCTTCATTCCGTACGCGTGATTACGAGGGAAAAGCTGAAAAATGCGAGTAA
- a CDS encoding YuiB family protein, translated as MFMALNPITLIISIVLFSILGFGIGFILNMLLRTTWLPFALTIGLIGYVVISLIVKDTPPSIWDYVVLYAGIVGTFASGWTIQTLRRKGYRMF; from the coding sequence ATGTTTATGGCATTAAATCCAATAACACTTATCATCTCTATTGTGTTATTTAGTATTTTAGGCTTTGGCATCGGTTTTATTTTAAATATGCTTTTAAGAACGACATGGCTTCCTTTTGCTCTTACGATTGGACTAATTGGTTATGTAGTCATTTCCCTTATTGTAAAAGATACACCCCCATCTATTTGGGATTATGTTGTATTGTATGCTGGAATCGTAGGGACTTTTGCCAGTGGCTGGACGATTCAGACCTTACGTAGAAAAGGATATCGGATGTTTTAA
- a CDS encoding ABC transporter substrate-binding protein, producing MRIISICPSNTEILYALDAGEHVIALDDHSDWPLEWQHLPKVGPDLSIDMDKVEALQPDLVIASLSVPGMEKNIEELKKRNLPYIILNPAHIFDIADNIREVGRSIHRVEKAEQVATHFMKRIEQIRLLTQNISERPKLYWEWWPNPIYTPGRTNWLTDVSELAGATNVFADYNTDNVKSTHEQVAERNPDHVMVVWCGIEIKRIKTSMITDRPEWQQMTAIRNNNVHILEEGLYCRPSPRLLEGLEQLVNILYPSLGASLDSQITTSSAPPKL from the coding sequence GTGAGAATTATCTCGATTTGCCCAAGTAATACTGAAATTTTGTATGCTTTGGATGCAGGTGAACACGTTATCGCACTTGATGATCATTCCGATTGGCCTTTGGAATGGCAACACCTTCCGAAAGTCGGTCCAGACCTGAGCATTGATATGGATAAAGTCGAAGCTCTCCAACCTGATCTGGTAATAGCATCACTCAGTGTCCCTGGTATGGAGAAGAATATCGAAGAGTTAAAGAAACGCAATCTTCCTTATATTATCCTTAATCCTGCTCACATCTTTGATATCGCAGATAATATTCGTGAGGTGGGTAGATCAATTCATCGGGTAGAAAAAGCAGAACAGGTAGCTACACATTTTATGAAACGTATCGAGCAAATCCGCTTGCTAACCCAAAATATAAGCGAGCGCCCCAAACTTTATTGGGAATGGTGGCCCAATCCAATTTATACACCTGGTCGTACAAACTGGCTAACCGATGTAAGTGAATTAGCAGGAGCCACAAATGTGTTTGCTGATTACAATACTGATAATGTAAAATCCACCCATGAGCAAGTAGCAGAGAGAAACCCTGATCATGTCATGGTGGTATGGTGTGGAATTGAAATCAAAAGAATAAAGACTTCTATGATTACAGATCGTCCAGAGTGGCAACAGATGACAGCCATCCGTAATAATAACGTACATATTTTAGAAGAAGGACTATATTGTCGCCCCTCTCCGCGATTATTGGAAGGATTGGAACAACTAGTAAACATCCTCTATCCTTCTCTAGGCGCTTCATTAGACTCGCAGATAACTACATCTTCTGCTCCACCAAAGCTATAG
- a CDS encoding YuiA family protein: protein MRKHTEEACPYCNGQGYFHVAVGGTENCPSCKGNGMNSELYKELQPLQS from the coding sequence ATGAGGAAACATACTGAAGAAGCATGTCCATATTGTAACGGTCAGGGCTACTTTCATGTAGCGGTTGGCGGAACAGAAAATTGTCCAAGCTGCAAGGGCAATGGGATGAATAGCGAATTGTATAAGGAACTTCAACCGCTCCAATCATAA
- a CDS encoding DUF4178 domain-containing protein → MSFFQRVKNILKKPEPPLVEKSILTVGSGDIVEVSFVTYQVVGRTRNPKRNAIMLTLQDGNTLRYLKIEEREKTSYELYTPIDGRLDSPDEVPTIIELDDIEYHLEEQFDGRMTAQGKTPFSSDGEQYVWEFQSDNRKLLRIEWQDGRFMLYEGEFIIPADVKVLRGV, encoded by the coding sequence ATGAGTTTTTTTCAACGTGTTAAAAATATCCTAAAAAAGCCTGAGCCTCCCCTTGTTGAAAAAAGTATCCTGACTGTAGGATCAGGCGATATTGTGGAAGTCTCGTTCGTTACCTACCAAGTTGTAGGGCGCACTCGTAATCCGAAACGAAACGCCATTATGCTAACCTTACAGGATGGTAACACCCTGCGTTATTTAAAAATTGAAGAACGCGAGAAAACCAGCTATGAATTGTATACCCCAATTGACGGTCGACTTGACTCTCCTGATGAGGTTCCTACTATTATCGAGTTAGATGACATTGAGTATCATTTGGAAGAGCAATTCGATGGAAGAATGACGGCACAAGGAAAAACACCATTTTCTTCGGATGGTGAACAATATGTCTGGGAATTCCAATCCGATAACCGCAAGCTATTGCGCATTGAATGGCAAGACGGACGCTTTATGTTGTATGAAGGAGAATTTATCATCCCCGCTGATGTAAAAGTACTCCGGGGAGTGTAG